In one Bacillus sp. PK3_68 genomic region, the following are encoded:
- the eno gene encoding phosphopyruvate hydratase has product MPIITDIYAREVLDSRGNPTVEVEVYTQSGAFGRALVPSGASTGEYEAVELRDGDKSRYLGKGVLKAVENVNDVIAPELVGSFEVLDQIGIDRAMIELDGTDNKGKLGANAILGVSMAVAHAAADFLGVHLYEYLGGVNSKQLPVPMMNILNGGEHADNNVDIQEFMVMPVGAESFKEALRMGAEIFHSLKAVLKEKGLNTAVGDEGGFAPNLKSNEEALQTIIEAIEKAGYTPGEQVKLAMDAASSEFFNKEDGKYHLSGEGVVKTSAEMVDWYEEMVSKYPIISIEDGLDENDWEGHKMLTERIGNRVQLVGDDLFVTNTKKLAQGIEQGVGNAILIKVNQIGTLTETFDAIEMAKRAGYTAVISHRSGETEDATIADIAVATNAGQIKTGAPSRTDRVAKYNQLLRIEDQLGELAQYLGDKTFYNLKK; this is encoded by the coding sequence ATGCCAATTATTACTGATATTTACGCACGTGAAGTGTTAGATTCCCGTGGAAATCCAACAGTAGAAGTAGAAGTTTACACACAATCCGGAGCTTTTGGAAGAGCGCTTGTTCCATCCGGCGCTTCTACAGGAGAGTACGAAGCAGTAGAGCTGCGTGATGGCGATAAAAGCCGTTATCTTGGCAAAGGGGTACTGAAAGCAGTTGAAAATGTGAACGATGTAATCGCGCCGGAACTAGTCGGCAGCTTTGAGGTACTTGATCAAATCGGTATTGACCGTGCCATGATTGAATTAGATGGAACAGACAATAAGGGCAAGCTTGGAGCCAATGCGATTCTAGGTGTGTCTATGGCTGTAGCTCATGCCGCTGCTGATTTCCTCGGTGTTCATTTATATGAATACCTTGGCGGTGTGAACTCTAAACAACTGCCAGTGCCGATGATGAATATTCTAAATGGCGGTGAGCATGCGGATAACAACGTTGATATTCAAGAGTTCATGGTCATGCCAGTTGGAGCAGAAAGCTTTAAAGAAGCACTTCGTATGGGTGCGGAAATTTTTCATAGCTTAAAAGCCGTTTTAAAAGAAAAAGGACTAAACACTGCAGTGGGTGACGAAGGCGGATTTGCTCCAAACTTAAAATCAAACGAAGAAGCCTTGCAAACCATTATTGAAGCGATTGAAAAAGCAGGTTATACACCTGGAGAACAAGTGAAACTAGCAATGGATGCTGCTTCTTCTGAGTTCTTTAATAAAGAAGACGGTAAATATCATTTAAGCGGAGAAGGAGTTGTGAAAACTTCTGCGGAAATGGTGGATTGGTATGAAGAAATGGTTTCTAAGTATCCGATCATCTCTATTGAAGATGGCTTAGATGAAAATGACTGGGAAGGCCATAAAATGCTGACTGAACGCATTGGAAATAGAGTTCAGCTTGTCGGCGATGACTTATTCGTAACGAATACGAAGAAGCTTGCTCAAGGAATCGAACAAGGAGTAGGCAATGCCATCCTTATTAAAGTAAACCAAATTGGTACATTGACTGAAACATTTGATGCTATTGAAATGGCTAAACGTGCGGGCTATACAGCCGTTATTTCCCACCGTTCCGGTGAAACGGAAGATGCAACAATTGCTGATATCGCTGTTGCGACAAATGCCGGCCAAATTAAAACAGGCGCACCATCCAGAACAGACCGTGTAGCTAAGTATAACCAGCTTCTTCGCATTGAAGACCAGCTTGGAGAGCTTGCTCAATACTTAGGCGATAAAACATTCTATAACTTGAAAAAGTAA
- the secG gene encoding preprotein translocase subunit SecG produces MHTLLVTLLVIVSIALIAVVLLQSGKSAGLSGAISGGAEQLFGKQKARGIDLVLHRITVVLAILFFALTIAVSYFGL; encoded by the coding sequence CTGCACACTTTGTTAGTAACTCTGCTTGTGATTGTATCGATTGCGTTAATTGCTGTTGTGCTGCTGCAATCTGGAAAAAGTGCCGGGTTGTCCGGGGCGATTTCCGGCGGAGCGGAACAGCTTTTTGGTAAACAGAAAGCACGTGGGATTGATTTAGTCTTGCACCGTATAACGGTTGTGTTAGCGATCTTGTTTTTTGCTTTAACAATTGCTGTATCTTATTTTGGTTTGTAA
- a CDS encoding APC family permease, with the protein MNENIRLKKSLKLWQVVMIGLAYMAPMVVFDTFGIVSDITGGHVPAAYFIALAGMLFTAASYGKLVKVFPSAGSAYTYTQKAINPHLGFLVGWSSLLDYLFLPMVNALLTKLYLNALFPAVPSWVWVVGFVGLVTLINVRGINILANFNTLFVLIQIAIMVVFVFLVIRGLSNGEGTGQLLTSQPFFGDSMEIGPLIAGATILCFSFLGFDAVTTLSEETPDAVKTIPKAIFFTALWGGIIFILTSYFIQVFFPDNSRFNDPEAALPEIALYVGGALFQSIFLGITFVNTLASGLASTASVSRLLYVMGRDNVFPKKWFAYLHPKWRTPMFNIIIAAIVSLSAIFLDLVTATSLINFGALIAFTFVNLSVISYFVIQKKQHKTVKGFVNYLVMPLIGAAIVGVLWVNLDIHSLTLGIIWALIGFSYLLYMTKGFRKQPPQFADEQNEILAESIAPRAGNDK; encoded by the coding sequence TTGAATGAAAACATTCGTCTAAAGAAATCCTTAAAGTTATGGCAAGTGGTCATGATTGGGCTGGCCTACATGGCCCCTATGGTTGTATTTGATACATTCGGGATTGTGTCAGACATTACTGGCGGCCACGTGCCTGCCGCTTACTTTATCGCTTTAGCGGGGATGCTGTTCACAGCAGCCAGCTATGGAAAGCTTGTCAAAGTCTTTCCCTCAGCCGGTTCAGCCTACACGTACACTCAAAAAGCCATTAATCCTCATCTCGGATTTTTAGTCGGCTGGTCTTCGCTGCTTGATTATTTATTTTTACCAATGGTCAATGCTTTACTGACTAAACTTTATTTGAATGCCTTATTTCCGGCCGTGCCTTCATGGGTATGGGTCGTCGGTTTTGTCGGGCTTGTCACGCTAATAAACGTGCGAGGCATCAACATTCTTGCCAATTTTAATACACTCTTTGTTTTAATACAGATTGCCATTATGGTTGTATTTGTATTTCTTGTTATCAGAGGGCTTAGCAATGGTGAAGGAACCGGTCAACTGTTAACATCTCAGCCTTTCTTTGGTGATAGCATGGAAATAGGGCCCCTCATTGCCGGAGCAACTATTCTCTGTTTTTCTTTTTTAGGGTTCGATGCGGTTACCACCTTATCGGAAGAAACGCCTGATGCAGTGAAAACGATTCCAAAAGCGATTTTCTTCACGGCGCTTTGGGGCGGCATTATTTTCATTCTTACTTCTTACTTTATTCAGGTGTTTTTCCCTGACAATTCCAGATTTAACGATCCGGAAGCCGCTCTTCCTGAAATCGCTTTATATGTGGGAGGCGCTTTGTTCCAATCCATCTTTCTTGGCATTACCTTCGTCAATACACTCGCATCCGGACTCGCCTCTACAGCGAGTGTGTCAAGGTTGCTGTATGTTATGGGAAGAGACAATGTTTTTCCGAAAAAATGGTTTGCTTATCTTCACCCAAAATGGCGCACGCCGATGTTTAATATTATTATTGCAGCAATAGTTTCTTTATCAGCGATCTTTCTTGATCTTGTGACAGCTACCTCGCTCATCAATTTTGGCGCCTTGATTGCTTTCACATTCGTTAACTTATCTGTCATTAGCTACTTTGTTATTCAGAAGAAACAGCATAAAACAGTGAAAGGATTTGTTAATTATTTGGTTATGCCCTTAATTGGAGCTGCGATTGTTGGTGTGCTATGGGTGAACTTGGACATCCACTCTCTAACATTAGGAATCATCTGGGCCCTCATCGGCTTTTCCTACTTGCTGTATATGACGAAAGGCTTCCGAAAACAACCACCACAGTTTGCTGATGAACAAAATGAGATTTTAGCAGAATCCATTGCTCCAAGAGCAGGAAACGACAAGTAA
- the argS gene encoding arginine--tRNA ligase: MMYSNEFAQALYEALEGRMAKDHLQPLIEKPKHLERGDLAFPCFSLAKIERKSPQLIAEEMSQKVNSPLFEKVEAAGGYLNVFLNKQKVTAQVLEEVLAKKNHFGASNSGKGKTIAIDMSSPNIAKPFSMGHLRSTVIGHSLALLLAECGYKPVKINHLGDWGTQFGKLITAYKNWGDEAKVRANPIKELLALYVKFHEEAETDVQLEAEGREWFKRLEDGDEEAARLWKWFKDESLKDFSRIYELLGIDFDSYAGEAFYNDKMDRIVHLLEEKGLLMESEQAQVVSLEEENLPPCLIKKSDGATLYATRDLAAALYRKETYDFEKALYVVGGEQSLHFKQLKAVLKKLGFDWADDLVHVPFGMMRKDGKKMSTRKGQVVLLEEVLQESIALAKKNVELKNPNLSNKEEVARQVGVGAIIFNDLKNYRMNDIDFSLEDILRFEGETGPYVQYTHARACSILRKAGWNAEKETSIRLSGEKEWEVVGLLMAFPEVIEKAVVTFDPSRVAKHIIDLAQAFNKYYAEVKVLQEDEQKESRLAFVLAVTQVLKTGLSLLGIEAPDEM; the protein is encoded by the coding sequence ATGATGTATAGTAACGAATTTGCACAAGCTCTGTATGAGGCATTAGAGGGAAGAATGGCGAAGGATCACTTGCAGCCATTAATTGAAAAGCCAAAGCATTTGGAACGTGGGGATCTAGCCTTTCCATGCTTTTCCCTGGCTAAAATTGAGCGAAAGTCGCCACAGTTGATTGCCGAAGAGATGAGCCAAAAAGTAAATTCTCCGCTTTTTGAGAAAGTAGAAGCGGCTGGGGGCTATCTTAATGTGTTTCTGAACAAACAAAAAGTAACTGCTCAAGTGCTGGAAGAGGTATTAGCGAAAAAAAATCATTTTGGCGCATCAAACAGTGGAAAAGGAAAAACTATTGCCATTGACATGTCTTCACCTAATATCGCCAAGCCATTCTCCATGGGACATCTTCGTTCAACGGTGATCGGCCATTCCCTTGCCCTCTTATTAGCCGAGTGCGGTTACAAGCCTGTGAAAATTAATCACCTCGGTGATTGGGGCACACAATTTGGCAAGCTGATTACGGCTTACAAAAATTGGGGAGATGAAGCTAAAGTAAGAGCAAACCCAATTAAGGAACTGCTCGCTTTGTATGTAAAATTTCATGAGGAAGCAGAAACGGACGTCCAGTTGGAAGCGGAAGGGCGCGAATGGTTTAAGCGGCTCGAAGACGGCGACGAGGAAGCAGCTAGGCTGTGGAAGTGGTTTAAAGACGAATCGCTAAAGGACTTTTCACGGATTTATGAACTGCTGGGCATTGATTTTGATTCATACGCAGGAGAGGCATTTTACAATGACAAAATGGACCGGATCGTCCATTTACTAGAGGAGAAAGGGCTGCTTATGGAGTCAGAGCAAGCTCAAGTCGTGTCGTTGGAAGAAGAGAATCTCCCTCCTTGCCTGATTAAAAAGTCGGACGGAGCGACCTTGTATGCCACAAGGGATCTGGCAGCCGCTCTTTACCGCAAAGAGACGTACGATTTTGAAAAGGCCCTTTATGTGGTGGGTGGAGAACAGAGCCTGCACTTTAAACAACTAAAAGCCGTATTGAAAAAATTGGGCTTTGACTGGGCGGACGACCTGGTCCATGTGCCGTTCGGTATGATGCGTAAAGACGGCAAGAAGATGTCGACGAGAAAAGGACAGGTGGTTTTGCTTGAAGAAGTGCTGCAGGAGTCTATTGCCCTTGCCAAAAAGAATGTCGAGCTGAAGAATCCCAACCTGTCGAATAAAGAAGAAGTAGCGAGACAAGTTGGTGTGGGTGCCATTATTTTTAACGATTTGAAAAATTACCGAATGAACGACATTGACTTTTCATTGGAGGATATTTTGCGATTTGAGGGAGAGACGGGGCCATATGTGCAATACACGCATGCAAGGGCTTGTTCTATTCTGCGAAAGGCTGGCTGGAATGCTGAGAAAGAAACGTCTATTCGATTGTCCGGTGAAAAAGAGTGGGAAGTGGTCGGCCTGCTGATGGCATTTCCAGAAGTGATTGAAAAAGCAGTAGTGACCTTTGATCCTTCACGAGTTGCCAAGCATATTATTGATCTGGCGCAAGCTTTTAACAAATACTACGCAGAAGTGAAAGTGCTCCAGGAGGATGAACAGAAGGAATCTCGCCTTGCTTTCGTTTTGGCTGTCACTCAAGTTCTAAAGACGGGGCTGTCATTGCTTGGTATTGAAGCGCCGGATGAAATGTAA